From the Methanocaldococcus fervens AG86 genome, the window TCTCCATTTGGAGTTAAAGTAATTTTCCCAAGAGTTAATATATTGCTTTCAACAATCTTACTAAGAACATACAAATCAAAATAAGCTCTATAACATAAAAGTTCTATTGGATTTAAATTCCAGTTTTGATTGGAAGATAATAATATAATTTTTCCCATAACTCCTAAAAAGATTAATAAAGCAAATGCCGATAAAACTATATATTTAAATGGAATGTTTCCATATCTATATACAATATAAGCAATAAAAAGTATTAAAACTCCAGCTTTATATCCTAATAGAACCAAAATCACAAACGCAATTATGAAATAAACTTTATTCTCAATACCTGCATAAATTAAAGCCCCCATGGATATTAATCTTAACGGTTCTGAATTAATAGCCATCCTTACCTCATAATTAAATAGAGGAATAGCCCCATAAATAAAAACTATTAAAATAAAAGCAAGAACTCCAATCACAAAAAGTATGTCATTGAAAACTCTTTTTTTGTGGAATCTTATAAAGAATTCAACAATTATAAGGATAAATAGCAAATAAATTATGGACAATAATAGCGAATGTGTAATTTTAAAAACTCCATATAAGGATAAAAATGATAAAAACAAAAAAGACAAATATGCAGTATATTCATTAAATTTAATCTTTAAATTAAAAATAAATGGAAGAGAAAATCCAAGAATGAAAATTGATGCTATCCCTGCAACTTTAAATAAATTATATAATCCAATTTTCCCCAAATATGGTAAAGCCAATATAAATATTGCCAAATGCCCAATTATAACAATAATAACGGGATGGAATAAATCTACCTCTTTAATTTTTTTAGCTTTTTTGATAATATCGCATATATACATAATATCAACCCAAATAAATAGTAGGCAATTACATCAATATCTAAAATTCCACTTTCTATTGCTATAAGTGTATAGGCAAATAATATCCCAAAAATTCCCAAATAAATCCCTTTTAACTCCTCTGCTAATTTGTAGAAAAATCCTAAAAATATCCCCAACATCCCAAAATATGGAATTATAGCCAAAGTTCCATAATCTCCTATAACTGCCCCAACTATTGTTGGTGTTATACTCACATTATAAATCCCTAATGTTTTAGCTATAATGGTTCTCGCTCCATTACACAGTCCAAGATACGAAAACACTGCCGCATAATGAATATGTCCATTAAAAACACCATTAAAGTTGTTGAATATTATGTCATAGATGCTCATAGTTAAGGCTATTCTTGATGTGATTGGATTTCCTTCCACTCCCAAAGCATACAACCTTAATATTGACAATCCCAACAAAATAACAAAGACAAGAATTCCATATTTCAAAATCTCTCTGTTAGATATTTTATTTTTATAATACAAGACTACACCAACAGAAATTAACAAAACTAATACATTTGTCCTATATCCAAGAAGCATAATTAGTATTGAAAATATAATCGTATATAACAAGATTTTTTTCTTATCAATATTAGAAGAAGCTACTACAATTGCCCAACCTACTAAAAAGAGATGTGATAATGTTGTAAAATATACATTTAAAAATTTTCTTGATAATGGATTAAATAAAGGGACATCCTTTACCCAAATTAAGTCAGATATTACTGCTATCAACCCAACTATCATTAAAAAAATTCCAAAATTATAATGCTTCTTTAAGTTTATTTTTAAATTCTCTTTATCTGTGCCAATTAAATAATATAACCTTTTACCAGCAATAAATGATAAATAAAAAAATATTGCCGAAAATAAAAAAACCATTGCTGAATTTATTGAAATGTCTGAAAATATTAAATAAATGCAAGATAATATAACAAATACATGATGAAGCTCAATCTTCCTCATGTTATCCCAATGTAACAATGGCATATTTTTCCTTTATTTTGGTAGGTATTTCATCTATTGAATTATTTACCACAACATAGACAGTTAGTTTTGATGTTGATATATTTGAAGCTCCTATACATTTATCAAGATTTTTTAATGTATTCAAATGGATTTTTCCATTAATTATAATTCCATACTCAACAAAATATAGTTCTAAACCTTTTTTAATATCAACATCAAGATTGTTTATAATCCTCTGTCTCTCAGCTGGCGTATATGTTTTTGAATCAACTCCCATACTACCCTCAACTATAACATCAACAATATTAAAGTTTTTTGTTGTGTTTTCTATTTTATTTGCAATATCTCTGAATGACTTTCCTTCTATTGGATCTAATTCATAAAATATTATTGACTTTCCAATTGGATGCAATATTATCTTTTTTGCAGCTATGTCTTCCTGATAAGCCAATTCTCCACCAATAGTTATTGGTGTTCCATTATATATTGCATATAACGTCCCACCTTTTGCATCGTATATCTCAACCTCTCCATTGAAAGGTTTTTTAGATAGCGTCCATTTTCCAATGATAGTGGCATTTAAAGGAAAATTTTTATCCAAAATTTTCTCACACACCCATGCACATTTATACATCTGGTTTCCATCAAACTCATAATCATTTCCATTATTACTATAAAATTTATATGCCAAAGATATAGAAGTTATTAATATAGACAACATGACAACTACCTCGAGTATGCCAATTTTTTTCATAATTATCACCAATATCATAAAACTGTTAATAATTTATGTTAGTAAAACTTAAATTAATAGATTATCTTAATGAATCTTAAAATAAAAATTCTTATAAATAGTATCGGGGACATCAATGAAAGTAGATTTACATGTTCATTCTATAGTAAGTAAATGTTCTTTAAATCCAAGGAGCTTCTTGGAAAAATTTTGTATAAAGAGAAATATTATTCCAGCAATTTGTGACCATAATAAACTAACTAAATTAAATTTTGCAATACCTGGGGAAGAAATAGCAACAAATAGAGGAGAATTTATTGGTTTATTTTTAAATGAAGAAATTCCTCCAAACTTAGATTTGTATGAAGCATTAGATAGAGTTAGAGAGCAAGGGGCTTTGATTTATCTTCCACACCCTTTTGATATGAGTAGAAGAAGAAGTTTAGCAAAATTCAATGTATTAGAAGAGAAAGAGTTTTTAAAATATGTTCATATTGTTGAGGTTTTTAATAGTAGATGCCGTAGTATAGAACTAAATTTAAAAGCTTTAGAGTATGCTGAAAAATACGATTTTGCAATGGCTTTTGGAAGTGATGCACATTTTATATGGGAGGTTGGAAATGCATATACAAGATTTAGTGAGCTAAATATAGAAAAACCAGATGATTTATCTCCAAAGGAGTTTTTAAATCTATTAGAAATAAAAACAAAAGAGTTAATAAAAACAAGATCTAATCTATTAAAAAATCCATGGAAAACAAAATGGCATTTTGGAAAATTGGGGAGTAAATATAATATTGCATTGTATAGCAAAGCTGTTAAAAAAGTTAGAAGAAAATTGAACATCTAAATGAAGTTTATGGTTTTCTTTTAAGCCTGTAACCGCAGTATGGGCATATAATCCATTCTGGCTGTATCGGTCTTTTACAATTTGGACATCTTAATACTCCTTCCTCTTCTTCTTCTTTCAACTTTGTACCACAATGAGCACAGAATTTCCAAGAATCTGAAATATAGTTGTTACAATTTTTACATCTTTCAATTTCCTCCTCAAACGTCATATTTTTAATTTCAGCTCCACAGTTGGTACAGTAATCCCAACCTAAGTCAATAGGGGATTTACAGGAATTACAAAGTGGGACGAATGTTGAAAATTTAGTACCTAAAGCTTTTTTTACCTTTTCAAGAGTTATAGTTGCTTCTCTTCTTAGGATATCATCAGAATCGTATTCAATTATTTGATTTAACAATGTAATTATCTCGTTTAATGTTACTTTATCGTAGACATCCAAATATAAAATTGCTTCTGGTCTAACTTCAGCAATCTCCTGTAACTTTCTTAATGTAACTAATTTTGTAGCAGGTACTGAACTTCTTAGACCTGAGACAATACTCATCTTTTCTTCATCAGTTAAAGGAATTACACGTACCATATTTTCCACCTTTATCCATATACCGATAATCTACTGTTAATCCAAAGATCCCCCAATGATTTTAATTTATCAAAGCTGTATATAACCACAGTAGGTAGTTCTCTTTCTGTAGCATTTAAAAGCCCGGATAATTCAGCTTCTTTCCTCCTTATTTTAAACTTGTAATATGGCTGAAGCTCCCCTTTTCCTGCATAGTAGCATATAATTTGAACTTCATCAACATCTGTGTTTTTAAATACATAATATGTTATTTCTCCAATATCTCTTTTACTATCCGCATCTAAACTGTATGGGGTAGGTCTTGAACCAATATTTGATTTTACTTGATACACAATAGCAACATTTACACCGTTTATTGTTTTATTCTCTATTTTTACAACGTTATATTCTTTATATAAAAAATCAGGGTATTTTTTTGGAAATAATAGAGTACAACCACTCATTACTGAGATGATCAATGTAAATATTATAAACACGCACAAGTTGGAGTGTCTCATCTTATCCCTACTTTATTAGTAAATAATTTGTAGTAAAATACCTAAACATAATTTTGTGACTAAGGTTATTTATAATTTTATAATGCTTAGTTAATATTAAAGTTAAAGTATGGTTGATATCTATGCAGGTTTCAGCATACGCTTTGGATAAAATAGCAGAAAAACTTAATTTGTCCATAAAAGACTTGAATAAAGCATTTAAAAAGAAAATTTTAAGAGAAGATGAATATAAAGAACAAAAATACCTGCTATTTAAAAAAGGATTTAGGGGGATAGAAAAAGGGACAGTCATATTTTTAAATGAAAACCTTGATGTCGTTAGGGGATATCCAAAAACTTATAGGGCCATAACCCTCTACCCAACAATAAAAAATCATTTTATTGACAAGGTTGTTGTTGAAGAAAAATTAAATGGCTACAACATAAGGATAGTTAAAGTAGATGATGAGATTTATGCGTTAACAAGGAGTGGTTATATCTGCCCATTTACAACAAAAAAAGTTAAAAAATTCTTAAATTTGGAGATTTTAGATGACTACAATGAATATATGCTATGTGGGGAGATGATTGGGCTAAATAATCCATACACTCCTTATTATTACAAAGAGGCCGATAAAGGATATGAAAACCTTGGATTTTACATATTTGACATAAAAGAGAGAGAAACTAACAAATCTCTACCAGTAAAAGAAAGGATGAAGCTATGTGAAAAATACAACTTACCTTACGTTAAGCCCTTAGCAATTGTTGATAAAGAAACTGCCCACATACAAGTAAGAAAAATTATTGAAAAATTAAATAAAGAGGGAAGGGAGGGAGTTGTTTTAAAAGATCCCGATATGGCCGTCTCCCCAATAAAATACACAACCCATTATACACAATGTGAAGATTTAAAATCCGCATTTACATTTTTCTTTGATTTAGGTATTGATTTTATATTCAGTAGAGTTGTAAGAGAAGGATTTATGAGTTATGAGTTTAAAGAAAGTCTTGAAGAAAGAAAAATAAGGGCTAAAGATTTGGGAGAGGCAATTTTGCTACCGATGGTTGAAACAATAAATAAAGTGGCTAATGGGGAGAGGGTTTCTGAGGACTTTGAGTTAATATTTGATAGTGAAGAGGATTTTGAGGAATTTCTATATTTCATGAGAAAGATGAAGATGATCATAAATATAAAAAACGTTGAAGAAATTAATACCAATGAAGGAGTTAAAATTAAAGCGCTGATTGGAAAGATCTACAATAGAACTAACGATAAAATCATTAGCTATTTAAATGGAACGCTCTGGGAATAACAAAATTTAAATACTTTGGAATATACTTAAAGTTTTTATCAAATTTTTATTAATTTATGATACGTAAAAGTGAATTAAGGGGGTATATGTGAATTTGAGAGATGTAACTTTAAAAGTAATCCTCCCGATAGGTGTTATCGTCGCATGGGAAATTTTGGCCATATATTTAAACAAACCGGTTATATTACCAAAAGTTGAGGCAGTTATTAATGTTTTAGCCCACCCATTTGAAGGAGTTTTAGGAACTGGAAGTTTAATAGGGAATACAATAATTAGTATAAAAAGAGTTTTAAGCGGTTTCTTATTAGCTTCAGTTGTGGCAATTCCTTTGGGAATATTGATGGGGCATTATAGGGTAGTAAATAACTTCTGCGATGCATTAATTGAAGTTTTAAGGCCTATTCCTCCATTAGCTTGGGTTCCATTATCGTTGGCATGGTTTGGACTTGGAGAGATGTCAATGATATTTATCATATTTATTGGGGCGTTCTTTCCAATATTAATAAATACAATATCTGGAGTTAAAGGTGTCCCTACTCCACTAATTGAAGCGGCTTTAACATTGGGAGCTAAGGGGAAGGATATTCTAATAAAGGTAGTTATCCCAGCTTCATCTCCAAGCATTTTAACTGGACTTAGGGTTGGAGCTGGAATCGCATGGATGTGTGTCGTTGCCGCTGAGATGCTACCATCAAGCAACGCTGGATTGGGTTATTTAATTATGTATGCCTATTCGTTAAGTAGGATGGATGTGGTTATTGCCTGTATGATAATCATTGGATTAATTGGGCTTGTATTAGATAGGGGCTTGAGATATATAGAAGATAAATACTTTGTTTGGAGAAAAATGATGAAATAATTGAAAGAACTATTATTGAGCTAAATATAAGAAAAGTAGATAAATAATCTTGATAAAATCTACGCTCTCTTAAAGTTTCATATCAATAGGGGGCTTTCCCCTATGGGGAGTAAAATGATGAAATAAGCAAATTATAAAGGGATAGGATGAAAGTAAAGCTAAAGGTAGAAAATTTATCAAAAGTTTTTGAATTTAATGGAAATAGGGTTAAAGCATTGGATAATATTAATTTGGAAGTTTATGAAAATGAATTTTTGACAGTTATGGGTCCAAGTGGTTGTGGAAAAACTACCTTATTACGGATTATTGCTGGGCTAGATTATCCAACTGAAGGAAAGGTTTTGTTGGATGGGAGGGAAGTTAAAGGACCAGGAGCTGATAGGGGTGTTGTGTTTCAGCAATACACATTAATGCCATGGAGAACTGTTTTAAAGAATGTTACGTTTGGTTTGGAGTTAAAAGGCATTCCAAAAAAAGAAAGGATTGAGATAGCTAAAAAGTTCATTAAAATGGTTGGATTGGAAGGGTTTGAAGATGCCTATCCTTATCAATTAAGCGGAGGAATGCAGCAAAGAGTAGCTATAGCAAGAACTCTTGCAAATAACCCAGAGATTGTTTTAATGGATGAGCCTTTTGCAGCATTGGATGCTCAAACAAGGAATATTTTGCAAAATGAATTGTTAAAAATATGGGAAAAAGAGAAAAAGACCGTATTTTTTGTTACCCACAGTGTTGATGAGGCAGTTTATTTATCGGATAGGGTTGTTGTATTAACTGCAAGACCTGGAAAAATAAAGGAGATTGTTGAAATTGATTTAAAAAGGCCAAGAGATAGAACAAGCATAGAATTCCTTGAGTATAGGAGAAAGATATTGGATATATTGGGAGATGAGGTTTTAAAATCATTAAAACAGGGATAAATTATTAATTAAATTTTATAACAACCTCATAGGAATTCCTCTATCGGCACAATATTTCTTTATCTCTTCTATTGTATACTCCTTATAGTGTAATATTCCAGCCATTAATGCCGCATCCGCCTTTCCATGAACAAATGCTTCATAAACATGTTCTGGTTTTCCACAACCACCTGAAGCTATAACTGGTAATTTAACGCTTTTGGAAATCTCCCTTGTTAATATTAAGTCGTAACCACTTTTTGTTCCATCTTTGTCAATACTTGTCAATAAAATCTCTCCAGCTCCCAATTCTTCAACTTTTTTAGCCCATTCTATGGCGTCTATACCTGTCTCTTTTCTACCTCCATATATGTAAACTTCAAACCAGCAATAACCATCTTCTACCTTAACAACGTTTTTATCTATTTTATCTATCTCATCCTCA encodes:
- a CDS encoding oligosaccharide repeat unit polymerase family protein encodes the protein MYICDIIKKAKKIKEVDLFHPVIIVIIGHLAIFILALPYLGKIGLYNLFKVAGIASIFILGFSLPFIFNLKIKFNEYTAYLSFLFLSFLSLYGVFKITHSLLLSIIYLLFILIIVEFFIRFHKKRVFNDILFVIGVLAFILIVFIYGAIPLFNYEVRMAINSEPLRLISMGALIYAGIENKVYFIIAFVILVLLGYKAGVLILFIAYIVYRYGNIPFKYIVLSAFALLIFLGVMGKIILLSSNQNWNLNPIELLCYRAYFDLYVLSKIVESNILTLGKITLTPNGEQLIGELLFGYPHNITTTLFGTIYLDFGIFGILFAILLGAVSKFIYEGDKKLYAIYASLLLAYCEIGINYGLLVVLSLLLYINMRIKNS
- a CDS encoding oligosaccharide repeat unit polymerase family protein, which produces MPLLHWDNMRKIELHHVFVILSCIYLIFSDISINSAMVFLFSAIFFYLSFIAGKRLYYLIGTDKENLKINLKKHYNFGIFLMIVGLIAVISDLIWVKDVPLFNPLSRKFLNVYFTTLSHLFLVGWAIVVASSNIDKKKILLYTIIFSILIMLLGYRTNVLVLLISVGVVLYYKNKISNREILKYGILVFVILLGLSILRLYALGVEGNPITSRIALTMSIYDIIFNNFNGVFNGHIHYAAVFSYLGLCNGARTIIAKTLGIYNVSITPTIVGAVIGDYGTLAIIPYFGMLGIFLGFFYKLAEELKGIYLGIFGILFAYTLIAIESGILDIDVIAYYLFGLILCIYAILSKKLKKLKR
- a CDS encoding TrmB family transcriptional regulator sugar-binding domain-containing protein, with product MKKIGILEVVVMLSILITSISLAYKFYSNNGNDYEFDGNQMYKCAWVCEKILDKNFPLNATIIGKWTLSKKPFNGEVEIYDAKGGTLYAIYNGTPITIGGELAYQEDIAAKKIILHPIGKSIIFYELDPIEGKSFRDIANKIENTTKNFNIVDVIVEGSMGVDSKTYTPAERQRIINNLDVDIKKGLELYFVEYGIIINGKIHLNTLKNLDKCIGASNISTSKLTVYVVVNNSIDEIPTKIKEKYAIVTLG
- a CDS encoding PHP domain-containing protein, with protein sequence MKVDLHVHSIVSKCSLNPRSFLEKFCIKRNIIPAICDHNKLTKLNFAIPGEEIATNRGEFIGLFLNEEIPPNLDLYEALDRVREQGALIYLPHPFDMSRRRSLAKFNVLEEKEFLKYVHIVEVFNSRCRSIELNLKALEYAEKYDFAMAFGSDAHFIWEVGNAYTRFSELNIEKPDDLSPKEFLNLLEIKTKELIKTRSNLLKNPWKTKWHFGKLGSKYNIALYSKAVKKVRRKLNI
- a CDS encoding zinc ribbon domain-containing protein, whose amino-acid sequence is MVRVIPLTDEEKMSIVSGLRSSVPATKLVTLRKLQEIAEVRPEAILYLDVYDKVTLNEIITLLNQIIEYDSDDILRREATITLEKVKKALGTKFSTFVPLCNSCKSPIDLGWDYCTNCGAEIKNMTFEEEIERCKNCNNYISDSWKFCAHCGTKLKEEEEEGVLRCPNCKRPIQPEWIICPYCGYRLKRKP
- a CDS encoding RNA ligase gives rise to the protein MQVSAYALDKIAEKLNLSIKDLNKAFKKKILREDEYKEQKYLLFKKGFRGIEKGTVIFLNENLDVVRGYPKTYRAITLYPTIKNHFIDKVVVEEKLNGYNIRIVKVDDEIYALTRSGYICPFTTKKVKKFLNLEILDDYNEYMLCGEMIGLNNPYTPYYYKEADKGYENLGFYIFDIKERETNKSLPVKERMKLCEKYNLPYVKPLAIVDKETAHIQVRKIIEKLNKEGREGVVLKDPDMAVSPIKYTTHYTQCEDLKSAFTFFFDLGIDFIFSRVVREGFMSYEFKESLEERKIRAKDLGEAILLPMVETINKVANGERVSEDFELIFDSEEDFEEFLYFMRKMKMIINIKNVEEINTNEGVKIKALIGKIYNRTNDKIISYLNGTLWE
- a CDS encoding ABC transporter permease encodes the protein MNLRDVTLKVILPIGVIVAWEILAIYLNKPVILPKVEAVINVLAHPFEGVLGTGSLIGNTIISIKRVLSGFLLASVVAIPLGILMGHYRVVNNFCDALIEVLRPIPPLAWVPLSLAWFGLGEMSMIFIIFIGAFFPILINTISGVKGVPTPLIEAALTLGAKGKDILIKVVIPASSPSILTGLRVGAGIAWMCVVAAEMLPSSNAGLGYLIMYAYSLSRMDVVIACMIIIGLIGLVLDRGLRYIEDKYFVWRKMMK
- a CDS encoding ABC transporter ATP-binding protein, producing MKVKLKVENLSKVFEFNGNRVKALDNINLEVYENEFLTVMGPSGCGKTTLLRIIAGLDYPTEGKVLLDGREVKGPGADRGVVFQQYTLMPWRTVLKNVTFGLELKGIPKKERIEIAKKFIKMVGLEGFEDAYPYQLSGGMQQRVAIARTLANNPEIVLMDEPFAALDAQTRNILQNELLKIWEKEKKTVFFVTHSVDEAVYLSDRVVVLTARPGKIKEIVEIDLKRPRDRTSIEFLEYRRKILDILGDEVLKSLKQG
- the hisF gene encoding imidazole glycerol phosphate synthase subunit HisF, translated to MLTKRIIPCLDIKDGRVVKGTKFLNLRDAGDPVELAQLYDDEGADELVFLDITASAEKRDIIIDVVERTAEKVFIPLTVGGGIKSIEDFRKILRAGADKISINTAAVKNPNLIKEASEIFGSQCVVVAIDAKRHYINEDEIDKIDKNVVKVEDGYCWFEVYIYGGRKETGIDAIEWAKKVEELGAGEILLTSIDKDGTKSGYDLILTREISKSVKLPVIASGGCGKPEHVYEAFVHGKADAALMAGILHYKEYTIEEIKKYCADRGIPMRLL